DNA sequence from the Ogataea parapolymorpha DL-1 chromosome II, whole genome shotgun sequence genome:
GCGCGTATCACAGCAGCACGTCTCTCCTGCTCCGCCTTCTCAACCAAATAAGTGGCTCTTTCGGCGTCCTGTTGCGCAATCTGCTTCTGCTCGACAGCCTTGGTGAACTCGCGCCCAAAGGTCATATGGGTGATCGAGACGTCCTCGAgcttgatctggaactcCTTGGCTCtctgctcgagctcgctcTTGATACGAGAAGACACGGTCTCTCTCATGGTGATGAGCTCTGCAGCATTGAACTGAGCAACAATACTCTTAAGAACCTCGTTTCCAATCGATGGCAGCACACGCTCGTCATAGTCCAGTCCCAAGTTCTGGTAAATCTGTGGGAGGTTTTTCACGTCTGGACGATGCAACACTCTCAGAGTCAACGAGACGGTCTGCAAGTCCTTGGACCCCGTGGTGGTGGTAATGGTTCTTGGCTTGGTTCTGACATCGTAGATGATTGGTCTTTGGAGCCAAGGAATAACAAAGTTCAGTCCTTCGCCAACGACTTGCGGCTTGACTCCAGAGAATCTGTCGAAAATGACTGCTCTTTGTCCGCCTGAATGTTAGCTTAATATTGCCGGATTGTCACTTACCCTTGACGTCGTACAAAGAGTACTGTGCGACCATAATGGCCACGCCAACAGGAACTGCTAATTTGGAAATAGTGTCTGCAATTCTGGACATGGATATATTTGTATTTGCCACTTAAATAAtataaattattttattttacaCTAGGAAAATTATGTACCATGCCTAGCTCTACTCTGTCGCTTAGCTCTAATTCCCTTGCCTGACTTCAGCTTTCCTCGCCCTCCTCGTCTCTGGTCATCACCCCACTCTCCTTGAGCAACTTCTCGATCTGCTCGGGAGTCCAGATTCTGAGCTGCAGCTTGCCGTTGGCATCCAGGCCAATCGTCGAGAATTCCACCTTCTCGCTGGTCAGCTTGTTGCTGTCGGTGGTCTTGCTCAAAACCTTCAATGCGAGATTTTGCGCCTCTTCGAGTGTCATGCCGTCTTTGTAGTCCTGTTTCAACAGCGTCTGTGCGCTCGTGTTGTTGGCTCCAATGCTCGTGGCTTTCCACCCAGAGTAGTTTCCAGACGGATTGCTAGTGTACAGCTGGAATCCGTATCTGTCGTCGTAGCCTGCAAAAATGAACGACACGCCAAAAGGACGCAGACCTCCGTGCTGCGTGTAGCCCTGTTTCACGTCGCAGATCCGCTTCACAAGCGTCTCGATAGGGATGTCTTCGCCGTATGTCTTGAGGTACTGTTGTGCCGAGTATCTGATGCTGTTGATTAAAATTCCGGCATCTGCAGTCATTCCGGCCACCGCACACACCGTCTTGTCGTTCAACACGTACATCTTCTCTGCGCTGGTGTCTTGCTCGAGCAGTTTGCTTGTCACTTTTCTCTCGGC
Encoded proteins:
- a CDS encoding Prohibitin-1; the protein is MSRIADTISKLAVPVGVAIMVAQYSLYDVKGGQRAVIFDRFSGVKPQVVGEGLNFVIPWLQRPIIYDVRTKPRTITTTTGSKDLQTVSLTLRVLHRPDVKNLPQIYQNLGLDYDERVLPSIGNEVLKSIVAQFNAAELITMRETVSSRIKSELEQRAKEFQIKLEDVSITHMTFGREFTKAVEQKQIAQQDAERATYLVEKAEQERRAAVIRAEGEAEAAENVSKALNKAGDGLLLIRRLEASKEIAQTLSQSPNVTYLPNGSQSGGESTPTSQSLLLNLGR
- a CDS encoding Proteasome subunit alpha type-3; translation: MSRRYDSRTTIFSPEGRLYQVEYALEAINHAGTAIGVMAKDGVVLAAERKVTSKLLEQDTSAEKMYVLNDKTVCAVAGMTADAGILINSIRYSAQQYLKTYGEDIPIETLVKRICDVKQGYTQHGGLRPFGVSFIFAGYDDRYGFQLYTSNPSGNYSGWKATSIGANNTSAQTLLKQDYKDGMTLEEAQNLALKVLSKTTDSNKLTSEKVEFSTIGLDANGKLQLRIWTPEQIEKLLKESGVMTRDEEGEES